One stretch of Candida orthopsilosis Co 90-125, chromosome 3 draft sequence DNA includes these proteins:
- a CDS encoding DNA repair helicase, producing the protein MATSSTQNLAFLDGLNENQKQAVTAPANGRLQIIAGPGTGKTKVLTSRVAYLLLVEKIKPEHIIVTTFTKKAANELVERLESLLKAHIEINVSNLLVGTFHSLCYRIIKKFGSKIGVNGYSVADERDKDHLLREILEKDLPGEVIKYIRGAPIEETIILRSNKQNEKHHGIDLYKLKRQISRLKSQGLLPESYQNVQKYNKCLHLIYTAYQSKLIEEGKLDFDDCLLTCYNLVTKYPVLHFVKHVLVDEFQDTNDIQLRLMYQFATGSVINPKFQNNVTIVGDPDQSIYAFRDAQSKNFAIMLEHYGKLNLPCTVIALNQNYRSTKDILQISENLMRQQESRQVKDLVSQFKDSIKPVYKCLKSATQEAKWIVYQIEFLLALPNSVFKPKDIAILFRAAFQTRAVETELVRRKIPYFMIRGKAFWERQEVVAIIDYLRVCGDEDDRISISRTLNFPKRGLGAKALESIDDLIMKGKRSGSSAFQVLKALSIDKLPDLKLPLRTSSSVAKYVQMIEKAKEILQKIEPSNTDRDRCAFALQLFEVVYEESGLKAEYSKDEERSLNIEEVREQFCQFQFQDETIIGNIDDDQDADDRNFIVQFVQSIGLYATDDKEDEKSNSPKVSLSTIHGAKGLEWPVVFVPGLSEGLLPAGFAMFSSDSNALDEERRCFYVACTRAQLLLYVSAYKESGSSNSWKRSIDCESRFVTRLAESKVFDEVQPALKNMNGYKQLCSLLEIKYDNSVEKQLEQLFHAYIKNWKMYSTNETFDPTTSPENAMSVGFAKASCLSQDLNSKRRKLEFKAPAVVSKPKVIAIDDNSDDDAIVVLSTVPAPKKNKAPPYIPIRKLKSNALGTKR; encoded by the coding sequence ATGGCAACTAGCTCAACTCAAAACCTTGCGTTTTTAGACGGTCTCAATGAGAATCAGAAACAAGCAGTTACTGCACCTGCCAATGGCCGTCTTCAAATAATTGCTGGTCCGGGAACTGGAAAGACAAAAGTCTTGACATCAAGAGTTGCGTACCTACTCCTCGTGGAAAAGATTAAACCAGAACACATTATTGTAACTACCTTTACGAAGAAGGCAGCTAATGAATTAGTGGAAAGATTGGAATCCTTATTGAAAGCACACATTGAGATCAATGTATCAAACTTGTTGGTGGGCACATTTCACAGTTTATGTTACCGAATTATTAAGAAATTTGGGTCCAAGATTGGTGTTAATGGGTATTCTGTTGCTGATGAGAGAGATAAAGATCATTTATTGAGAGAGATCTTGGAAAAGGACCTTCCAGGTGAGGTTATCAAGTACATACGCGGTGCACCTATTGAAGAAACTATAATACTTCGATCCAACAAgcaaaatgaaaaacatCATGGAATCGACTTGTACAAGTTGAAGCGGCAAATATCAAGACTAAAATCCCAAGGACTTTTGCCGGAGAGTTATCAAAATGTCCAAAAGTATAACAAATGTTTGCACTTAATATATACAGCGTATCAACTGAAACTCATCGAGGAAGGGAaacttgattttgatgattgttTGCTAACATGTTACAATTTGGTGACAAAGTATCCGGTACTTCACTTCGTCAAACACGTGCTTGTCGATGAATTTCAAGACACAAATGATATACAACTTCGCTTGATGTATCAATTTGCAACTGGAAGTGTTATTAATCCAAAGTTCCAAAACAATGTAACTATTGTTGGTGACCCAGATCAAAGTATATATGCATTTAGAGATGCACAATCAAAGAATTTTGCGATAATGCTTGAACATTATGGAAAGCTCAACTTACCATGTACAGTTATCGCATTGAACCAAAATTATCGATCTACAAAAgatattttgcaaatatCGGAAAACTTAATGAGACAGCAAGAGAGTCGGCAAGTGAAGGATTTGGTATCTCAATTCAAGGATTCCATAAAACCGGTGTACAAATGCTTGAAGTCGGCTACACAAGAAGCTAAATGGATAGTCTATCAGATCGAGTTTCTATTAGCATTACCTAATTCAGTGTTTAAACCGAAGGATATTGCAATTTTGTTTCGTGCTGCGTTTCAAACCCGTGCTGTGGAGACTGAATTAGTGAGAAGGAAAATTCCCTATTTCATGATTAGAGGTAAAGCGTTTTGGGAGAGACAAGAAGTTGTTGCCATCATCGATTATTTACGAGTTTGTGGTGATGAGGATGATAGAATATCCATATCGCGTACATTGAATTTCCCTAAACGTGGATTGGGTGCAAAGGCTCTTGAATCAATAGATGACCTCATCATGAAGGGCAAACGATCTGGTTCCTCTGCATTTCAGGTGCTCAAGGCCTTATCTATCGATAAGCTTCCAGATTTAAAGTTACCACTTCGAACAAGCAGCAGTGTTGCCAAATATGTTCAAATGATTGAGAAGGCAAAGGAAATATTACAAAAGATTGAACCAAGTAATACTGATCGCGATAGATGCGCTTTTGCattgcaattgtttgaGGTTGTTTATGAAGAGTCAGGTCTTAAGGCTGAATATCTGAAAGACGAAGAAAGATCTTTGAATATTGAGGAAGTAAGAGAGCAATTCTGccagtttcaatttcaagacGAAACTATCATAGGTAATATAGATGATGATCAAGATGCTGATGATAGGAACTTTATAGTTCAATTTGTACAATCAATTGGGTTATATGCGACTGATGACAAGGAGGATGAGAAGCTGAATAGTCCAAAAGTTTCACTAAGTACTATCCATGGTGCCAAAGGTCTTGAATGGCCTGTGGTGTTTGTGCCTGGTTTATCTGAAGGTTTATTACCTGCTGGATTTGCAATGTTTAGTAGTGACTCCAACGCACTCGATGAAGAAAGACGATGCTTCTACGTTGCATGTACCAGAGCCCAATTGTTACTTTATGTATCTGCCTACAAAGAATCTGGATCAAGTAACTCTTGGAAACGATCTATAGATTGTGAATCTAGATTTGTTACAAGGCTAGCAGAGCTGAAAgtgtttgatgaagtaCAACCtgcattgaaaaatatgaaCGGGTATAAACAGTTGTGCTCGTTGCTAGAAATCAAGTACGATAACTcagttgaaaaacaattggaacaattgtttcatgcatatatcaaaaattggaaaatgtatTCAACTAATGAAACATTTGACCCCACTACACTGCCGGAAAATGCTATGTCAGTAGGATTTGCAAAAGCACTGTGTCTAAGtcaagatttgaattcaaaaaggaGAAAACTTGAATTCAAAGCACCAGCAGTAGTATCAAAGCCTAAAGtaattgcaattgatgacAACCTGGATGATGATGCGATTGTGGTTTTGCTGACCGTACCCGCCccaaaaaagaacaaggCCCCTCCTTATATCCCTATACGCAAGCTAAAGTCTAATGCATTAGGTACAAAAAGGTAA
- a CDS encoding Pin3 protein (SH3-domain-containing protein) has product MSAALVNRSLTTVRTELEFLRDSEIITDALYIKLVEALPQKYKKDEKPWDVDALQIGTASKKEEFSPPANPPAPSFEEKSNKLVQEFANTRISPPDYPPAPPRSGPKPVGYCAALFDYAAQEPDDLSLSKGDKLAVVEHLSEDWWKGYKAGSTPEKAGVFPSNYVKVISEVEFNSSENRLAAPRPSPPSSQNSYSSYGPPGYNQPPSSNQPSYGGYAQYPPPSTNYYPPQPYQQPPPQQVVVAPEQQQQSSGHDRVKKYGSRFGEAALFGAGASVGANIVNSIL; this is encoded by the coding sequence ATGTCCGCTGCTCTAGTGAACAGATCATTAACAACAGTGAGAACGGAGTTGGAGTTTTTGCGTGATTCAGAAATCATTACTGATGCCCTCTACATAAAGTTAGTTGAGGCTTTACCTCAGAAATACAAAAAGGATGAAAAGCCATGGGACGTTGATGCTTTACAAATTGGTACAGCTTCTAAAAAGGAAGAGTTTTCGCCACCAGCAAATCCACCAGCTCCATCATTCGAAGAGAAATCAAATAAGTTAGTGCAAGAGTTTGCCAACACTCGTATTTCACCGCCTGACTACCCACCAGCTCCACCTCGTTCTGGGCCTAAACCAGTTGGATACTGTGCTGCTTTGTTTGATTACGCTGCACAAGAACCAGACGATTTGAGTCTAAGTAAAGGAGACAAATTGGCCGTTGTTGAACACTTATCGGAAGATTGGTGGAAGGGGTACAAAGCAGGATCTACCCCAGAGAAGGCTGGTGTATTCCCTTCAAATTATGTGAAAGTGATTTCAGAAGTAGAATTTAACTCATCTGAAAACAGATTGGCTGCACCACGTccatcaccaccatcacTGCAGAATTCTTATTCATCATATGGCCCACCAGGTTACAATCAACCTCCATCACTGAACCAGCCTTCCTATGGAGGTTACGCACAGTACccaccaccatcaacaaactaCTATCCTCCCCAACcatatcaacaaccaccaccacaacagGTTGTAGTGGCTCCtgagcaacaacaacaatcaagtGGACATGATCGTGTTAAGAAATATGGAAGTCGTTTTGGAGAAGCTGCGTTATTTGGTGCTGGTGCATCAGTTGGTGCCAACATTGTCAATTCTATTTTATAG
- a CDS encoding Phb2 prohibitin 2, producing MNDQNWKALSNELRRRAQQARHSGGGKNPKSPLAIFGGIGGILVLGGVAMFAQNALFNVDGGQRAILYSRIGGVQQKIYPEGTHFVIPWFQRPIIYDVRAKPKEIASLTGTKDLQMVNITCRVLYKPDIFELPNIFRTLGTNYEERVLPSIVNEVLKSVVAQFNASQLITQREKVSRLVKENLLRRASKFNISLDDVSLTYMTFSPEFSAAVEAKQIAQQDAQRAAFIVDKAIQEKQQLVVKAQGEAKSAELIGEAIKKSKDYVELKRLDTAREIANILASSPNRIILDNDTLLLNTVADSRNNRK from the coding sequence ATGAACGATCAAAACTGGAAGGCCTTGTCCAACGAGTTAAGGCGTAGGGCTCAACAAGCTCGTCACTCGGGTGGGGGAAAGAACCCCAAAAGCCCATTGGCAATTTTTGGTGGAATTGGTGGAATCTTGGTCTTAGGTGGAGTTGCTATGTTTGCTCAAAATGCATTATTTAACGTAGATGGTGGTCAACGTGCTATATTATATTCCAGAATTGGTGGAGTTCAACAGAAGATCTATCCAGAAGGTACCCACTTTGTCATTCCTTGGTTTCAAAGACCAATCATTTATGATGTTAGAGCAAAGCCAAAGGAAATTGCATCGTTGACAGGTACTAAAGATTTACAAATGGTGAATATAACATGTAGAGTGTTGTACAAGCCAGACATATTTGAATTGCCTAATATATTCAGGACTTTGGGAACGAACTATGAGGAGCGTGTGTTGCCATCGATCGTTaatgaagttttgaaatcagtCGTTGCTCAGTTTAATGCTTCACAATTGATCACCCAAAGAGAAAAAGTCTCTAGATTGGTTAAAGAAAACTTGTTGCGTCGTGCTTCCAAGTTTAACATTTCATTAGATGATGTGTCTTTGACATACATGACATTTTCACCTGAATTTAGTGCTGCTGTTGAGGCTAAACAAATCGCTCAACAAGATGCACAAAGAGCTGCattcattgttgacaaaGCAATTCAAGAGAAGCAACAATTGGTTGTCAAGGCTCAAGGTGAAGCCAAGTCTGCTGAATTGATTGGTGAAGCTATCAAGAAATCTAAGGATTATGTCGAATTGAAGAGGTTAGATACAGCTAGAGAAATTGCCAACATCTTAGCATCATCTCCAAATAGAATTATTTTGGACAATGACACATTATTGTTAAACACTGTTGCTGATAGTCGtaacaatagaaaataA
- a CDS encoding Rdi1 rho GDP dissociation inhibitor: MSNVDDDLVPEQVEGYTVGEKKTIDEYNKLDAEDESLAKWKASLGLSTTETPYPVKPNDKRTVVVTELALEFPDQPELQPIRINLEDADGNTILNKEIKFSIKEKSIYQLVVKFRVQHEIITGLKYLHSVKRGGLRVDKVEEPLGSYAPNTVENPFYERKFTEVEAPSGMIARGTYSAVSKFVDDDKNVHLTVPWSFAIVK, translated from the coding sequence atgtcaaacGTAGATGACGATTTAGTTCCTGAACAAGTAGAAGGGTACACTGTTggagaaaagaaaacaattgacgAATACAATAAACTAGATGCCGAAGATGAAAGTTTAGCCAAGTGGAAAGCTTCATTGGGATTATCGACCACTGAAACACCATACCCTGTTAAACCAAATGACAAAAGAACAGTGGTTGTTACTGAATTGGCATTGGAGTTCCCCGATCAACCTGAATTACAACCAATTAGAATAAATTTAGAAGATGCTGATGgaaatacaattttgaacaaggaGATCAAATTTAGCATCAAggaaaaatcaatttatcaattagTTGTCAAGTTTAGAGTCCAACATGAAATCATTACTGGGTTGAAATATTTACATTCGGTTAAAAGAGGTGGATTAAGGGTagataaagttgaagaacCATTGGGAAGTTATGCACCAAATACAGTTGAAAATCCATTTTATGAGCGTAAATTTACTGAAGTTGAAGCTCCTTCGGGGATGATTGCTAGAGGTACTTATTCTGCTGTTTccaagtttgttgatgatgataaaaatgTCCATTTGACTGTTCCTTGGAGTTTTGCTATTGTGAAATAA